A part of Candidatus Saccharibacteria bacterium genomic DNA contains:
- a CDS encoding peptidoglycan bridge formation glycyltransferase FemA/FemB family protein gives MSIRTATDAELANWDALLATNPLHDEPLQAKVYGEFKSRFGWQPKHLVYEDGSRQIAMLFLVRNLPHFGEIWYCPKGPAISSPAQLKDIMSGLKDELKNAFLVKFEPELMLDKTLLTDLTDLGLAKARFDLQWNKSTIVVDLSPSEDEILQSFKQKHRYNIRLSARKGVVVRPMELTEANMRTMYGLLLETQKRNGFHMRSWNYMSTFWKLYSRAGQGQMFFAYMGDEILSGVFATWLGTRALYKDGGSTRTHSNLMAPYLAQWEVMKWLKGHGVTKYDLHGMPPRNKLEDDSHPLAGLVRFKQGFNAEVTEYVGVYDWPLNASKYARWQKFGERLAVKREVWLRKNLFY, from the coding sequence ATGAGCATTCGCACTGCCACAGATGCTGAACTCGCCAATTGGGATGCACTGCTAGCCACCAATCCGCTGCACGACGAGCCCTTGCAAGCTAAGGTGTATGGCGAGTTTAAGTCCCGTTTCGGCTGGCAACCCAAACATTTGGTATATGAAGATGGCAGCCGCCAAATTGCCATGCTGTTTTTGGTTCGCAACCTCCCCCATTTTGGCGAAATCTGGTATTGCCCCAAAGGTCCTGCCATTAGCTCCCCCGCCCAACTCAAAGACATAATGAGTGGGCTCAAAGATGAGCTCAAGAATGCCTTCTTGGTTAAATTCGAGCCCGAGCTAATGCTCGACAAAACTCTATTAACCGATTTAACTGACTTGGGTCTAGCCAAGGCTAGGTTCGATCTGCAATGGAATAAATCCACCATTGTGGTCGATCTCTCGCCGAGCGAAGACGAAATTCTGCAGAGCTTCAAGCAAAAACACCGCTACAACATTCGCCTCTCGGCCCGCAAAGGGGTGGTAGTAAGACCAATGGAACTAACCGAGGCCAACATGCGCACCATGTATGGTCTGTTGCTGGAAACCCAAAAGCGCAATGGTTTTCATATGCGTAGCTGGAATTACATGAGTACATTTTGGAAGCTCTACAGCAGGGCAGGGCAGGGGCAAATGTTCTTTGCTTACATGGGCGACGAGATCTTAAGCGGTGTCTTTGCCACCTGGCTAGGCACTCGTGCGCTCTACAAAGACGGTGGCTCCACCCGCACTCACAGCAACCTCATGGCACCTTACTTGGCCCAGTGGGAGGTTATGAAGTGGCTAAAAGGGCACGGTGTAACTAAGTACGACCTGCACGGCATGCCGCCGCGCAATAAGCTCGAAGATGATAGCCACCCATTAGCCGGGCTAGTGCGTTTTAAACAAGGCTTTAACGCCGAAGTTACCGAGTACGTAGGCGTGTACGACTGGCCACTAAATGCCAGTAAGTACGCCCGCTGGCAAAAATTTGGTGAGCGTTTGGCGGTAAAGCGCGAAGTGTGGCTACGCAAGAATTTGTTTTACTAG
- the tsaD gene encoding tRNA (adenosine(37)-N6)-threonylcarbamoyltransferase complex transferase subunit TsaD, producing MNILAIETSCDETAAAVVQDGSKVLSSVVNSQVEIHAAYGGVVPEVAARSHIEVILPVIEQALSDAKATWDDIDAIAVTRGPGLIGSLLIGVLTAKTLAFAKNKPLIGVNHIWAHAFAAFLTPTPPAFPFLALTVSGGHTTLSLYREDLTREVLGQTLDDAAGEAFDKVAKLIGLPYPGGPHISKAAENGDENKYKFPIAKTPGKYDFSFSGLKTAVLRQVQEITGVNPGNSRSVILNSSEESQRSFGRPQDDNKGKLTKTYTLDKQVQADIAASFQKAAVQALVQKTLSVYTVTQPASMVVGGGVAANKYLRTKLTQSLPNALFLPFELCTDNAAMIGAMAAKMAEHKRYSSIDELTADSSLEEL from the coding sequence ATGAATATTCTAGCGATCGAAACTAGTTGCGATGAAACAGCTGCTGCCGTAGTTCAGGATGGCAGCAAGGTTTTGAGTAGTGTGGTGAATTCGCAGGTCGAAATTCATGCGGCTTATGGTGGTGTGGTGCCCGAGGTGGCAGCTCGCAGTCACATCGAAGTCATCTTACCGGTGATCGAACAAGCCCTGAGCGACGCCAAAGCAACTTGGGACGACATCGATGCCATTGCCGTAACTCGTGGCCCGGGTTTGATCGGCTCACTCTTGATCGGTGTTCTTACTGCCAAAACCTTGGCGTTTGCGAAGAACAAACCACTTATTGGGGTGAATCACATTTGGGCTCATGCTTTTGCAGCCTTCTTGACCCCCACTCCCCCAGCCTTCCCTTTCTTGGCGTTGACCGTTTCGGGCGGCCACACTACCCTTTCGCTGTATCGCGAAGACTTAACTCGAGAGGTCTTGGGCCAAACGCTCGACGATGCCGCTGGCGAGGCCTTCGACAAAGTTGCCAAGCTGATTGGCCTGCCCTATCCTGGCGGGCCTCACATATCCAAGGCAGCAGAGAATGGTGACGAGAATAAATATAAGTTTCCGATAGCCAAAACTCCAGGCAAATATGACTTTAGCTTTTCGGGTTTAAAGACCGCGGTATTACGACAAGTGCAAGAGATTACCGGCGTTAACCCAGGTAACTCTAGGTCTGTCATTCTGAACTCGAGTGAAGAATCTCAGAGATCCTTCGGCAGGCCTCAGGATGACAATAAAGGCAAGCTCACTAAAACCTATACCCTAGACAAACAAGTCCAAGCCGATATTGCGGCTAGCTTTCAAAAAGCTGCTGTGCAGGCCTTGGTGCAAAAAACTTTGAGTGTCTATACCGTGACCCAGCCAGCCAGCATGGTGGTGGGCGGCGGTGTGGCCGCCAACAAATATTTGCGCACCAAACTCACACAGAGCCTACCTAACGCGCTTTTTTTGCCGTTTGAGTTGTGTACCGACAACGCGGCTATGATTGGCGCTATGGCCGCCAAAATGGCCGAGCACAAGCGTTACAGTTCGATCGACGAACTAACAGCCGATTCGAGTTTAGAAGAACTCTAG
- a CDS encoding NUDIX domain-containing protein, whose translation MSSDHFNFHIQKLVELGLVEKVARGTYALTPRGKEHANKLDTDNNTIERQPKVAVILCAERKNSKGQKEYLFQERLKHPYFGFWGLPTGKIRWGETIVQCAARELMEETGLTADHKISGVYHELVYQQETGDQLEDKIFFVVRCTKTAGKLLTKFEGGRNKWMTRADALKQPKVFTSFDIEIDIVNAKDVFVERSVEYTKDLF comes from the coding sequence ATGAGTAGTGACCACTTTAACTTTCACATTCAAAAGCTGGTGGAGCTGGGATTGGTCGAGAAGGTGGCTCGCGGCACCTACGCGCTCACACCCCGCGGCAAAGAGCACGCCAACAAACTCGATACCGACAACAACACCATTGAGCGTCAGCCCAAGGTGGCGGTAATTCTGTGCGCTGAGCGTAAGAACAGTAAAGGTCAAAAAGAGTACTTGTTTCAAGAACGGCTTAAACACCCTTACTTTGGATTCTGGGGTCTGCCAACTGGCAAAATCCGCTGGGGCGAAACGATCGTGCAATGCGCCGCCCGGGAGCTTATGGAAGAAACAGGCCTAACGGCCGATCATAAAATTTCGGGGGTCTACCACGAACTGGTTTATCAGCAAGAAACCGGCGATCAGCTCGAAGACAAAATATTCTTTGTGGTGCGCTGCACCAAAACTGCGGGTAAATTACTCACCAAGTTCGAGGGTGGTCGCAACAAATGGATGACTAGGGCCGATGCGCTCAAGCAGCCCAAGGTGTTCACGAGTTTCGATATTGAGATTGACATTGTAAACGCCAAAGATGTGTTTGTAGAACGATCGGTAGAATACACCAAGGATCTGTTTTAG
- a CDS encoding NUDIX domain-containing protein, translating to MPKQSAGILLYRRVGQEVEVLLVHPGGPFWARKDAGVWSMPKGEYSDEDGLEAAKREFREELGVDTTYANYQALGEAKLKSGKIISAWAVEGDLDVSKIKSNTFEMEWPPRSGSRQEFPEIDKAEWFDLPTAKDKLNPAQVVFLEELAKQLELDIPKAPQQDSLF from the coding sequence ATGCCTAAGCAAAGTGCTGGAATATTACTGTATCGCCGGGTCGGCCAAGAGGTCGAAGTATTGCTGGTTCATCCCGGCGGTCCTTTTTGGGCTCGCAAAGATGCTGGCGTGTGGAGCATGCCCAAGGGTGAATATAGCGATGAGGATGGCCTAGAGGCCGCCAAACGTGAGTTTCGTGAGGAACTAGGCGTTGATACTACTTACGCTAATTACCAGGCGCTTGGCGAGGCTAAGCTCAAAAGTGGCAAGATCATTTCGGCTTGGGCCGTCGAAGGCGACTTAGATGTTAGCAAAATCAAAAGCAATACATTTGAGATGGAATGGCCGCCACGTTCAGGCAGCAGGCAAGAATTCCCAGAGATCGATAAGGCCGAATGGTTCGATTTGCCAACAGCTAAAGACAAACTCAATCCAGCCCAAGTGGTGTTTTTAGAAGAGCTAGCCAAACAGCTGGAGCTAGATATTCCAAAAGCTCCACAGCAAGATTCATTGTTCTAA
- a CDS encoding peptidoglycan bridge formation glycyltransferase FemA/FemB family protein produces MHEVDDKQWDEQLKQLGGHLYQSSLWKKFQQAQGRHTLQDFGHGWSWLGAVRTSAAKLNYLYLSYGPTLKDEAAFKASLESVKQAAEQAKVAFVRMDPILDMPETSLKQAGLTEVKEMQPRYRMILDLTPERDELWRNVSSSHRNYVNTAPKRGLRLEISNNPADLPKFLAQQAITAKRQGITMHPDSYYEALLNTLMPLGACKLYFARTDSDYVASSICIDWNGTRYYVYAATNDYLNRKVHAGPALLWWSVEDAKKHGLRAFDYGGVVPLDWEDHPWIGHTKFKARFGGEIVKGAGTWDMPISKGKYKLYGIAKKLGKG; encoded by the coding sequence ATGCACGAAGTTGATGATAAACAGTGGGACGAACAGCTCAAACAGCTCGGCGGTCACCTTTACCAATCCAGTTTGTGGAAAAAGTTTCAGCAAGCTCAGGGCCGACATACTCTGCAAGACTTTGGCCATGGCTGGAGCTGGCTGGGCGCTGTTCGCACTAGCGCAGCCAAGTTAAATTATTTGTATCTGTCGTATGGGCCAACCTTAAAAGACGAGGCGGCTTTTAAAGCCTCGCTTGAGTCGGTTAAACAAGCAGCCGAACAAGCCAAAGTAGCCTTTGTGCGCATGGATCCAATCTTAGATATGCCAGAAACCAGCCTAAAACAAGCTGGCCTAACCGAAGTCAAAGAAATGCAGCCACGCTACCGCATGATTTTGGATCTCACCCCCGAGCGCGATGAACTCTGGCGCAACGTAAGCAGCAGTCATCGCAACTATGTAAACACCGCGCCCAAGCGGGGATTGCGACTCGAGATTAGCAACAACCCAGCTGATTTACCCAAGTTTTTGGCTCAACAAGCCATCACCGCCAAACGCCAAGGCATAACCATGCACCCCGATAGCTACTACGAAGCTCTGCTAAATACCCTTATGCCCCTTGGCGCTTGCAAGCTCTACTTTGCCCGCACCGACTCAGATTATGTGGCTAGCTCAATCTGCATTGACTGGAATGGTACCCGCTACTACGTTTACGCCGCAACCAACGATTATCTCAACCGCAAAGTTCACGCCGGGCCTGCTTTGCTATGGTGGTCGGTCGAAGACGCCAAGAAGCATGGCCTGCGAGCTTTTGACTATGGCGGCGTGGTGCCGCTCGATTGGGAGGATCATCCTTGGATAGGGCACACCAAGTTCAAAGCCAGATTCGGTGGCGAGATTGTAAAAGGTGCTGGCACTTGGGATATGCCGATCTCAAAAGGTAAATACAAATTGTATGGAATTGCTAAAAAACTAGGTAAGGGCTAA
- a CDS encoding fused MFS/spermidine synthase: MTKLFGWLKKYRLNFAAFVNGAVVLVTELVAVRLLSPYFGSSFFVWTSIIGAILLSLSIGYWQGGKLADKTPTSKLLVMILLTASSLLLVSVVVQRAVLGWSVGLLGGEVRVQSLVAALLLFAPANVFLGMVSPFIARLELHRVSLTGETVGNIFAAGTVGSIVGVFLTGYVLFGLVGSTRLLIAMALLCILNTFLVDTKSLLLCRTILLVTALVLLLRPPSFKQAGFEILADVDTAYSRYIVSNINYKNSKARILQTDLRSAQSGIDPAKPGELIFDYAKAFDIYKLWLQPKRAALIGGGASIYASHFAAQNPNSQIDVVEIDPALQQIATQYFDFAPRPNIDLVSQDGRVFLRAAADKSYNVIFVDAYNNTSIPFQLVTRQMVEQMSRVLADDGIVVANVISQNNPTKQQFLNAVAQTYQSVFVSLKVYRAPELAYTEGKANYILVAQKQTTAPSPTEDAFIKQLLNRKLSLRGGGMVLTDELAPVEQLQID; encoded by the coding sequence ATGACAAAGCTCTTTGGTTGGTTAAAAAAATACCGGCTCAACTTTGCGGCTTTTGTAAATGGAGCTGTCGTTTTGGTAACAGAGCTAGTGGCTGTGCGGTTATTGTCGCCTTATTTTGGCAGTAGTTTTTTTGTCTGGACTAGTATAATTGGAGCAATATTGCTTAGCCTTAGCATTGGCTACTGGCAAGGTGGCAAATTGGCCGACAAAACACCAACCTCCAAGTTGTTGGTGATGATTTTGCTAACGGCCTCTTCTTTGCTGCTGGTATCAGTAGTTGTCCAGCGTGCTGTACTTGGTTGGAGCGTAGGTTTGTTGGGTGGAGAGGTTAGGGTGCAATCTTTGGTGGCTGCGCTGCTGCTTTTCGCGCCAGCCAATGTGTTTTTGGGTATGGTTAGCCCATTTATTGCCCGCCTAGAACTTCATAGGGTTAGCCTTACTGGCGAAACTGTTGGCAATATCTTTGCAGCTGGTACCGTGGGCAGTATTGTGGGTGTATTTTTGACTGGTTATGTATTGTTTGGCCTGGTTGGTAGTACGAGACTACTGATAGCAATGGCACTGCTTTGCATACTCAATACTTTTTTGGTTGACACGAAAAGCCTATTGCTTTGTAGAACTATCTTGCTGGTAACAGCTCTAGTATTGTTGTTACGACCGCCAAGCTTTAAGCAAGCCGGCTTTGAAATCCTGGCCGACGTCGATACAGCTTACAGCCGCTATATTGTGAGTAATATTAACTACAAAAATAGCAAAGCTAGGATCTTACAGACCGATCTGCGGTCTGCTCAGTCGGGTATTGACCCAGCAAAGCCCGGGGAGCTCATATTTGACTATGCCAAGGCTTTTGATATTTACAAACTGTGGTTGCAGCCCAAGCGGGCAGCTCTCATAGGCGGGGGAGCCAGTATATATGCTAGTCATTTTGCGGCTCAAAACCCCAACTCTCAGATAGACGTAGTAGAAATAGACCCGGCTTTGCAGCAGATTGCGACACAGTACTTTGATTTTGCACCGAGACCAAATATAGATCTGGTGAGCCAAGACGGCCGGGTGTTCTTGCGGGCAGCCGCAGACAAAAGTTACAACGTAATCTTCGTAGATGCTTATAACAATACTTCGATTCCATTTCAGCTGGTTACTAGGCAAATGGTTGAGCAGATGAGTCGGGTGCTGGCCGACGACGGAATTGTGGTAGCAAATGTTATAAGCCAAAACAATCCTACCAAACAGCAGTTTTTGAATGCAGTTGCCCAGACATACCAGTCGGTCTTTGTAAGTCTAAAAGTTTATCGGGCACCAGAGTTGGCTTACACCGAAGGAAAGGCTAACTATATTCTTGTTGCCCAAAAACAGACTACGGCACCGAGCCCGACCGAAGATGCGTTTATAAAGCAGCTGCTTAATCGAAAGCTTAGTTTGCGAGGTGGCGGAATGGTTTTGACCGATGAGCTAGCTCCGGTTGAACAGCTACAAATTGATTAG
- a CDS encoding phosphomannomutase/phosphoglucomutase: MKFNPNIFKAYDIRGLSPQELNPPVAYAIGRALADHLPGGVVAVGWDMRADSRALAEAIISGLVKQDREVISLGLITSDMMYYAVGSLGLAGGAMVTASHNPGKYDGIKLTGEGVVPIGIDSGLLEIEQEIEADQYKKAVETGKVTQKNILNSWVEHAVKLSGDRFKSLKIGLDAGNGMAAILVPPLQQLTPLKIDGLFLELDGSFPNHLANPALPENTKDLQKLVVENNLDCGLAFDGDADRVFLIDERGNWISASKIGAILAKYFLHLDPGGTILGNVIVSNIVPDVVQQNGGKFIRTKVGHSFIKADMRDHNAIFACEASGHFYFRDNYFADSGLLAALTVLHIMSQAEKPLSALVAELNGSYFDSGEMNFDAKDKAATIGRVKAQFTDGQVSELDGLSVNFSDWWFNLRPSNTEPVLRLNVEATNQGLLEQKVNELTSLIK; this comes from the coding sequence GTGAAATTTAATCCAAACATATTTAAGGCCTACGACATTCGTGGCTTGAGCCCGCAAGAGCTGAATCCGCCGGTGGCCTATGCCATTGGTCGAGCGCTGGCCGATCACTTGCCCGGTGGCGTGGTAGCAGTGGGCTGGGACATGCGCGCCGACTCTAGAGCTTTGGCAGAGGCTATTATTTCTGGGCTGGTTAAGCAAGATCGAGAGGTTATAAGTTTGGGCTTAATCACCAGCGACATGATGTACTATGCGGTCGGTAGCCTTGGCTTGGCCGGCGGGGCAATGGTTACAGCCAGCCACAACCCCGGCAAATATGACGGCATTAAGCTCACTGGCGAGGGCGTGGTGCCAATTGGCATAGATAGTGGTTTGCTAGAGATCGAGCAAGAGATCGAAGCTGATCAATACAAAAAAGCCGTTGAAACTGGCAAGGTCACGCAAAAAAACATTTTAAACAGCTGGGTAGAACACGCTGTTAAGCTGTCTGGCGATAGGTTTAAGTCACTAAAAATTGGGCTCGATGCCGGTAATGGTATGGCCGCAATTCTGGTGCCGCCACTGCAACAGCTAACACCGCTTAAGATCGATGGGCTATTTCTAGAGCTCGATGGCAGCTTTCCAAATCACCTGGCCAACCCGGCGCTACCCGAAAACACCAAGGATCTTCAGAAGTTGGTTGTAGAAAATAATTTAGACTGCGGCCTAGCTTTCGATGGCGATGCCGATAGGGTGTTCCTGATCGACGAGCGGGGCAATTGGATCTCGGCTAGCAAAATTGGCGCGATTTTGGCTAAATATTTTCTGCACTTGGATCCTGGTGGCACAATCTTGGGCAACGTTATAGTTTCGAATATTGTGCCCGATGTGGTGCAACAAAACGGTGGTAAGTTTATTCGCACCAAGGTTGGGCACAGCTTTATAAAGGCCGATATGCGTGATCACAATGCCATCTTTGCCTGCGAGGCCTCGGGTCATTTTTACTTTCGAGACAACTACTTTGCTGACAGCGGGCTGTTGGCAGCATTAACTGTGCTGCACATTATGAGCCAGGCCGAAAAGCCCCTTTCGGCCCTAGTGGCCGAGCTAAACGGCAGCTATTTTGACTCTGGCGAAATGAATTTTGACGCCAAAGACAAGGCTGCAACCATCGGGCGTGTAAAGGCCCAGTTTACTGATGGCCAGGTATCGGAGCTCGACGGCTTGAGCGTTAACTTCTCTGATTGGTGGTTTAACCTGCGTCCCAGCAACACCGAGCCAGTGTTGAGGCTCAACGTAGAGGCTACAAATCAAGGGCTGCTCGAGCAAAAAGTAAATGAGCTAACCAGCCTCATTAAATAG
- a CDS encoding valine--tRNA ligase, giving the protein MKKANKVELAKAYEPAKYEADIYSLWEKSGAFKPSPNAKGEPFCIIMPPPNANGSLHAGHLMYVVEDIAARYARMQQRPTLWLPGTDHAGIETQFVYEQVLAKEGKTRHDLGQEAFYKAVWDFVEAHKGNIGKQMRSMGFSADWGKEKYTLDPDIVGIVYDTFEKLHKDGLIYRGNRIVNWDPTTKSAYADIEITHREQEDELYTLDYGPVQIATARPETIFADVAVAVHPADKRFKNLVGTEAVIPLVDRPIPIIADDYVTTDFGTGALKITPGHDKNDYEIGLRHNLPQISVIDLEGKTINMPEKYVGLDVDEARKLAVEDLKQAGKLIKTEKLVHQVAIQDRSKARIEPLITEQWFLRVTELNKAVVKAIESDQVKFYPARFKKLALDWLAQEHDWCISRQIWWGIRIPVYYKTSSDPSKDAYIIARSEEEAEKYYGKGNYRAETDTFDTWFSSGQWPFATLMSTGEFDQFYPTSLMATARDILHKWVTRMIMFGLYKTGEVPFRDVYLWGMVTDEKGQKLSKSKGNYDDPMKITAEYGTDALRLALSIGITPGNDGKISDEKVKGYRNYCNKVWNVARFALSSLPDSFDPSKIELKTPADHWIVQQINQAIKGSTQSLNSYKYSEAGQTVYSLLWDDLADKYLEHSKSDLNPAVLVYGLETVLRLLHPFAPFVTETIWQQLPWTNSNLITEQWPKVVHKPSTAIALKFDLEIIEILAGKQKEVDKTKTLKLKKEIEAKQNLVKITKSKLENSSFVENAPKDVVKGERARLVEAKKQLKELEAALEEANS; this is encoded by the coding sequence ATGAAAAAGGCAAACAAAGTGGAGTTAGCCAAAGCTTATGAGCCGGCCAAATACGAGGCCGACATTTATTCTTTGTGGGAGAAATCAGGTGCATTTAAGCCCAGCCCTAACGCCAAAGGCGAACCGTTTTGCATCATAATGCCACCGCCCAACGCCAATGGCAGCCTGCATGCTGGACACCTAATGTATGTGGTCGAGGATATTGCCGCTCGCTATGCGCGCATGCAGCAGCGCCCCACCCTTTGGCTACCGGGCACCGATCACGCTGGCATTGAGACACAATTTGTCTACGAACAGGTGCTGGCCAAGGAGGGCAAGACCCGTCATGATCTGGGCCAAGAGGCTTTTTACAAGGCAGTATGGGATTTTGTGGAGGCTCATAAGGGGAATATTGGCAAACAAATGCGCTCCATGGGCTTTTCGGCTGACTGGGGCAAAGAAAAATATACTCTCGATCCAGATATAGTTGGGATTGTTTACGATACCTTCGAGAAACTTCACAAGGACGGACTGATTTATCGCGGCAACCGGATTGTTAATTGGGATCCAACCACCAAATCAGCTTATGCTGATATTGAAATTACTCATCGTGAGCAAGAAGATGAGCTCTACACTCTCGACTATGGCCCCGTTCAGATCGCCACTGCTCGCCCCGAGACCATTTTTGCCGATGTGGCCGTAGCTGTTCACCCAGCCGATAAGCGTTTTAAGAACTTGGTGGGTACTGAGGCCGTTATACCCCTGGTAGATCGACCCATTCCAATAATTGCCGACGACTACGTTACTACAGATTTCGGCACCGGTGCGCTTAAGATTACACCCGGGCACGACAAAAACGACTATGAGATCGGGCTGCGTCACAACTTGCCACAAATTAGTGTGATTGATCTGGAGGGCAAAACTATCAACATGCCCGAAAAGTATGTAGGTTTGGATGTAGATGAAGCCAGAAAACTGGCTGTAGAAGACCTCAAGCAGGCTGGTAAGCTTATTAAAACCGAAAAGCTGGTTCACCAGGTGGCAATCCAAGATCGTAGTAAGGCTAGAATTGAGCCGTTGATTACCGAGCAGTGGTTTTTGCGGGTTACCGAGCTTAACAAAGCCGTGGTTAAGGCTATCGAGAGCGATCAGGTTAAATTCTACCCAGCCCGGTTCAAAAAACTAGCTCTCGATTGGTTGGCACAAGAGCACGACTGGTGCATAAGCCGCCAGATCTGGTGGGGCATTCGCATACCGGTTTACTACAAAACCTCTTCGGATCCAAGCAAAGATGCCTATATAATCGCTCGATCGGAAGAAGAAGCCGAAAAATATTATGGCAAAGGTAACTACCGAGCTGAAACTGACACCTTCGATACTTGGTTTTCATCTGGTCAATGGCCATTTGCCACACTTATGAGCACTGGTGAGTTTGACCAGTTCTACCCAACCTCGCTTATGGCCACTGCTCGCGACATCTTACACAAGTGGGTTACCCGCATGATTATGTTTGGCCTGTACAAAACTGGCGAAGTCCCCTTTCGCGATGTTTACCTCTGGGGAATGGTTACAGATGAAAAAGGCCAAAAACTGTCTAAATCTAAGGGCAACTACGACGACCCTATGAAGATTACGGCTGAGTATGGAACAGATGCCTTGCGGTTGGCTCTAAGTATTGGCATTACACCTGGAAATGATGGAAAGATTAGCGACGAAAAAGTTAAGGGCTACCGTAATTACTGCAATAAGGTTTGGAATGTTGCCCGCTTTGCGCTGAGCTCCCTACCAGACAGCTTTGACCCTAGCAAGATCGAGCTTAAAACCCCAGCCGACCACTGGATAGTCCAACAGATAAACCAAGCCATAAAAGGCTCTACCCAGAGCCTTAACAGCTACAAATACTCCGAAGCCGGGCAAACAGTCTATTCCCTACTCTGGGACGATCTGGCCGATAAGTACCTAGAGCATTCTAAGTCTGATCTAAACCCGGCAGTTTTGGTTTACGGATTGGAGACGGTTTTGCGACTTCTCCACCCCTTTGCCCCGTTTGTAACCGAGACTATCTGGCAGCAGTTGCCTTGGACCAACTCAAATCTTATAACCGAACAATGGCCGAAAGTTGTCCACAAGCCATCCACAGCTATCGCGCTGAAGTTTGATCTGGAAATCATCGAAATTCTAGCAGGCAAGCAAAAAGAAGTGGATAAAACCAAAACGCTCAAGCTCAAAAAAGAGATTGAGGCCAAGCAGAATCTTGTTAAGATCACTAAATCTAAGCTCGAAAACAGTAGTTTTGTAGAAAATGCCCCCAAAGACGTAGTAAAGGGAGAGCGAGCCAGATTGGTTGAGGCAAAAAAGCAATTAAAAGAGCTCGAGGCGGCGCTTGAAGAAGCCAACTCCTAA
- a CDS encoding membrane dipeptidase — protein sequence MTFYADSLAFLNLPMQPPIAVPELPQHLNLAICTAAIPVGLNFGQTLESVHDFRLCIEKQDHLQLILSQGDLRYLSRVSGVTGVVLSLQNMPTPDNGIANGLKQFYDAGVRVLTPCYEDTNNFGGGFLTPQQPLTEEGWHLIEQSAQLGMIIDLSHVGLMSAQSVLHFGELRHNSDCKPKLMASHGGIADIFAGTTDPARPRNLPLDLLKRLVAVGGLVGIYTLTFGLDESHDGIGPFLWHLSKAVRELGSANVCIGSDAVYHEVDTGAQAVQFEKMRAKLDPTGVKGSRSPDTMPQFNTVERMPRIKTSLVAAHLGPAEVREDILGESLRRWLLANLPE from the coding sequence ATGACTTTCTATGCCGATTCTCTTGCATTTCTCAACCTTCCCATGCAGCCGCCTATCGCCGTACCCGAACTGCCGCAGCATCTCAACCTCGCAATCTGCACGGCTGCCATCCCGGTTGGACTGAACTTCGGGCAGACCCTCGAGAGCGTCCATGACTTTCGCTTGTGCATCGAGAAACAAGATCACTTGCAGCTCATCTTGAGCCAGGGAGATCTTCGATATCTCAGCCGAGTAAGCGGCGTTACGGGCGTGGTGCTCAGCTTGCAGAACATGCCCACGCCTGACAACGGCATCGCCAATGGTCTCAAGCAGTTCTACGACGCAGGTGTGCGAGTCCTCACGCCATGCTACGAAGACACCAACAATTTCGGTGGTGGGTTTCTGACACCCCAGCAGCCCCTCACAGAAGAGGGCTGGCACTTGATCGAGCAGAGCGCTCAGCTGGGCATGATCATCGACCTCAGCCATGTGGGGCTGATGAGCGCCCAAAGCGTTCTGCACTTCGGAGAGTTGCGACACAACTCCGACTGCAAGCCGAAGCTCATGGCCAGCCACGGCGGTATTGCCGACATCTTTGCCGGCACCACCGATCCGGCGCGCCCTCGCAACCTGCCGCTCGACTTGCTCAAGCGACTAGTAGCCGTCGGTGGCCTAGTGGGCATCTACACCCTCACCTTCGGGCTGGATGAGTCTCACGATGGCATCGGCCCATTCCTGTGGCATCTGAGCAAGGCTGTCCGCGAGCTCGGTTCCGCCAATGTGTGCATCGGCAGCGACGCCGTCTATCACGAAGTCGACACCGGGGCGCAAGCTGTGCAGTTCGAGAAGATGCGTGCCAAGCTCGACCCCACTGGTGTGAAAGGCTCCCGCAGCCCTGACACCATGCCGCAGTTCAACACAGTCGAGCGCATGCCCCGCATCAAGACCAGTCTCGTGGCGGCTCACCTTGGACCAGCGGAAGTGCGAGAAGACATCCTTGGCGAGTCACTTCGCCGGTGGCTTCTCGCCAACCTGCCCGAGTAG